Part of the Anguilla rostrata isolate EN2019 chromosome 10, ASM1855537v3, whole genome shotgun sequence genome, ccCCAGTTCTTATCGTTTTTCACACTTCTTTATCTGATATTGCACGAAAAGCAGTCGTTTCTACGTGGGAAGAGATAAAACATGTTGCGCAGGAAGCAGTGGCGGAGCCAATCCCTGCCCTTCAGCAGTAAAAGTACAGATTTAGGACATGATGAGAGAGAATGAAGGCCCAAGTCACATGACCCGAGACAAATGAGTCCTTTAGggggcagtaaaaaaaaaacttaaatgtcTCTTTCTCCGTGTCAGGGCAAAGCTTATTAATCTCGATCTAATTCTACTTCTAAAAGTGTGATGGACGCCACGGCCGGGGCGAGTCGAGCTTGTGCGGCTCAGCGACGGGATTAAAGTCAGACGTAACGGTCCCGCCCGTTTGGTTCCACCGGAGGACGCACTTCCTGTCGGGAAAATGTCTGCCGGCTTTTTCCTTCGCCTCGAAGGACGACAAACCCTAGTCCTCCGCTTCCGGGTGGGACTCCTCTACCTATGTATCTACGGGCAGAAACACCAGGCATGGGGTCACTTCACAACATCTTGGGCTGGGGCACAGGGGGCACGGGGCACGGGCCacaggtggtgggggtgggggggcatggggcACTGGGGGTGGTGTTGGAGGGGcactggggttgggggggggggcacggggcactgggggtggggtaggggtgggcgggggcCTTCCACTCCACAGCACCAGGGATGtattcaaatagttttttttcccttcatgtTTCCTTCCCTTGCATACTTCGCTAGCTCCTAGCTCAAACCCGTcggaggacgcaaggaaaggaagcaaggaaaggacacGAGGATGGAGGAATCGAGGAAAAATGTgcattaggcaaatggaacgtcTCCTTGTTCAGTCGAGCCTCAGTTTGAAGTCACATAAATTACAGACATGGCGGatgtggagaggtggatccacaggatATGTCACGCGTTTCCGCAAAGGATGCGTtcgtgtttccttgctcaagcatccttcggGAGCCATCTTGCCCCCCGCTTCTAGCTCCTTCTAGGAGCATTTAATGCGTTGGAATCTCCTTGGAGATGGTGGACTACAGGTGTAGGCTAATGTAGCTATACCCGTTGAGACATTCCTTGCATTGCAATAAATAAGACCAAGGAGCGTGTTGGTGCTGTAGTGTAGCAGGCATTTTGAGAACATGCACCCCCTCCAGTCAAAATTCAGGAAAATTTCTTTCTAAAATTCAGGACTATTTTGCAAAGTTGCTCCCCCCCAGCCACTGAACCACAGTCATATTCCCCAAACTGTATCCTGAACCctattattacaaaaaaaaactgtgctgaTCCGGGTTCAGTGCTTGGAGGTAGAATATAACTACACCAGGGCGCTGCCCAaacctgttccaggagatctaccatcccgtaggttttcattaAAACCCTCATTTTGCACACCCGATTCCACTATTTAGCAGCTCAAGGAAGATCTCTAGCTGTCGAATGAggggtgctttgttagggttggagtgaaacccaaCAGGAATGGcagatctccgggaacagggttgggcagccctgacttGCTCTCTAAAGCAGTGGCGTTTTTGCAGGTAAGCACACAGGTAGGAATGAATGAGGAGAACTGGGTGGGTCTGGAATTTAAATTCTGCACCTGCAACGCTGCCCGCGTCTTTAAGGGCGGTAAGGATCGCTCAACACACAAGGACACTGACGTCAGCACCCGCACTGCATTATGGGAACAACAGTGGCTGTCTCTGGCTAAGGTAAACACAAAGGAGATTCTGACATTCCTAATACCAGTCAGACCAGACGTTCTTTAGAGCCTAAACTGCACTTAGACTAATAGGACACAGAGAAGAACCAGTGCTTCTAGTCTCATTTGCTTACAAGCGTTTGAATGATTCTGTGCCATAATTGGTAAGACATCATCTGTTCCAACTCTCAGAATTGGACATTAACTGAataatacagtatgtttttttttttactgtattactGTATCAACCCAGATTCTGTCAAGTTTAAGAAACCACAGAACGGTTCTGTGAAAAGCTGACAGAGAATCCCTTGCACTGCACCCTGTCCTAGGTGAGGTGAAGAGAGTCACCTGTGTACGGATAAGTAACGCTCACACTACGGTCAGCCAGCAgtccactgaccccccccccacaccccacccgtTTCAGACGCCACTGATCACAGACGTGGCTCGCGGGCGTCTGTCTGTGATGCGACGAAGCGTGGCGGTCTGTAGCGGTGCTACTGtgacatgggggtgggggggggggggtgggctggggcaCATGGAATTTTCCAGAAGCTTCAAGCGCACTACGGTCCGCACCTAAACGCTCTAACCAGCACTAAGGCGAGTAGCTAGCTTTGGTATGCgcagttttttttgtaacagccttttttttacGACTTCCGCTACACAAACGgcgcattttttaaattaatttttttttttttttttaaagcgcagCACTTCCTGCAGCCGTGGCCTCGCCCCATCGGACCATTTCCTGGACTCACCCTGGTCTTGCAGCGAGGGTCGCCGTCCGGGTCCGTGAGGGTACCGCCATAGATCGCCGGCAACTGCTCCGGCTCGATGTACTTCTGCAGCACCTCCTGCCAGTTGGCTATTGGCAGACAGAGGGCAGCAATGAGCACAGCCGCGCTGCGCATCTCTGTGCGCTGGTTTGCTTGCGCAGCGCTTGAGGTCAGAAGCTCCGCCTCTTACCTCCCAGGACGTTGATCTTGTGGCGGGTGACCTCGCTCAGGAAGTGCTTGACAAGATTGTAGGCCACGGGGAAGAGTTTGGGAGCTGGAAGGGAGAGATAGTGACGTGTGAGGGGAAGCGTCCGCCCAAACCCAAGCCCGATTCCAGCTACGCTGCCTGGAAACCTCAGTTCACACAGCATTATGGATTCTCAGACACAATTCTAATCAATTGACTTGATTAGGTTCAAAGACGGGCAACTAAACTGGTTCCTTGTATGAAAGCAAACCCATATTGAACTCTTCACACAAGGATAGACATGGCACATTCACTCCTAGTCAGGCAGAAAGTGCACTTGCCTTTAATGACAAACAGTCTCTTCAGTCCCTCTGGATAGTTTTCCTCAAACATGGTAAGTACCTGCAGGGACACGTTGGAGAGGACAGGATAGAAAAGGGACACAGCTCACATCCGGAACCATCACAAAGCCTAAAATCCCACCACACAAATCTACTGTAAACAGACTAAGACTACCACTTCAGATCAGTCATATCCCCGAAGACCACGTTCATGCTGCTTCTGGGAGTTTGACGCTCTTTAATTAAAAGATTTCCTCAGACGTAAAATGCCCGAATATGAACTTCAAACGAGGCTGAAATCCATTCTGTGCGTGACTGCGGAGATGAAAAGGATAAATTCCCCCGCTCTCAGGCGAGCTATTATCTGCCAATGTGGGGCAGGGTGTGTCCACAGTGAGAGGCACACCCCATACTGCTCATACCTCTCCGTAAGTCTCGATGGCAGGCTTATACAAGTGCTTCATCCCAAGTCCCTCCAAGTCATAGATCATGGTGATGGACTCTACATTCTTCCCCaactgacagagagacagagagagaaagagcgatagagagggagagatagataaatagagagggagagagagagagagaaagagcgatagagagggaaagatagataaatagagacggagaggagagagcgagaaagaagggaaaacaCAAAAGGCACAGGTGAGCAGTGACACAGCGCTAGCACTAAGGGTGGATTCAAACTCCACCTGCGTGGCAGCAGGTACAGACAGGAAACGGAACCCCTGGGGTTCTGATTACAGGAGATTAGCGGACGTTCCCCGTGGCGCCGGGCGTGGCACGGGTGTGGCGCCGGACGTGGCACGGGCGTGGCACAGGCATGGCGCGGGCGTGGCACGGGCTGGGCGTACCTTCTCAGACTGACGGTCGCACTCCTTCTGCAGCATCTCGCAGTCTCGAACCTTGGACTTGACGAAGTCCTGCTTGGAGGCGGACAGCATGAGCCCCTTGGGGTCGACCGGGCCAATCACGTCGTACCAAATGGGGCTGCCCTCTCGGTCGTAACCGCACATGCCCCCGGAGAGGTGCTTCTCGATCACCTGACACAGaagacacagggagggaggagccaaTGGGCTTGAAGTATGACATCACCACCAGGAAGTGGAATCAAATACCAACAAGTCCTAAAAGCacgctatttttttttcttatgctAAAATTCTACTGCTTACGCTAAATAGCATAAATACAGCGGCTAAGCTAGCGTACCTCCGGCAGCTTCCAGTCGGTGGTTATCGTGTCGGCTTTCACATGTTTTCGGAACTCCAGATGCTGAGAACGAAGTCGTGGGAAATATTAAAACACTACTTTCAGAAAAGCTGAATCAAATTATGGCCTGCGTCACCACACGCGATAAAACCTCGCTCTCAATATGTGAAGCAGTCTTCACTTAATCAAGTCTCTGGTTCTGGAAACTAACAGTGTCACTCAATTATTCAGACGTTTCCATGGTAACCAGcgagagatttaaaaaaaaacaggcccgTGCTAATGCTATAATTTGTCTCATTATTTTTGCCGCCAATTTATTGGCAAGTTTCAGCATATCTGTgtgagaaacacaaaaacacaaaggatgatctttttttttattacagtaaagCTTTTTTCCCCGCTTTTTTTTACAATAGCTAAAAATGCTTATGACGTAGACATACGGGCTCGTCTCTACAGGCACAGACAGTATGAGTCACTGACACAAGTCCCGTCTTGTGATTATGAAACTCAGAGTCGCTCCCACAGGGCATGAGGAACGTGTGTCGGTGAGGGGGGTAGcggaagggggggtggagggggaggaagcAGGAGAGGGGTCAAAGGAGATCAGGAGGCTTAGTCTGCCTGAGAATTAATACCTGCCCAATCAGCAATGGGGGGATAGTGGATCTGCAAACGAACgcagtggggagggaggggaggggaggggctggctcTGCCACCGCTCTATGCCAACGCACTCCCGGGTAAAGGCACAGGAACGGGCGCGGGACCGGCGGGGGGAGAAGCGGGGAACGGCCCCAAGACGACGCCGCTGATGCGCCACCAGCATTCCATTCCTGTTAAGTCAACCCCTGTAAAATGCGACCGCACAGGCTTCTCAAACAGTCTATACAGGCTGAGCGGGAAAcgtacagaaacatctgcacAGTAAAGtgtccggtgttaattcaactctaaacaGTTGTTAGTTCAACCTCttgacagtgttaattcatccatccatccatccatccattatctatacccgcttatcctgagcacgattgggggggggggggggtgctggagcctatcccagggtgcattgggcgagaggcaggaatacaccctggacaggccgcgtCTATCGCAGGGAGCATTAATTCAACACTGTGGGAATTGTGGGACCAAATGTGACCTGTTGGGAGGTTGAACGAACACCGGACATTTCACTGCGTGGGTTCTACTGCAACATCATCcgggtatgtgtttgtgcaacAAATCGGGATCAATATACACAGACAATTTCTCCAAAAAGGCTGACATGACAAATTATTTACAGTATCCTCAGGCACGATTTGTTGCTGATATGCTGATATGGATATGAGATATGACAGATATACAGAGGGATCGGGCTGCCAGGTACGGTGGTCATTAAGGAGGGCGCCCAGGTGACGCAACGCCAATAAAACGGAGAGGACGCCGTACCTTGCGAAGCATTGCTTCAGCTTTCGCCAAATTGAAGTTCCTGGCTGGAAAGAGAAAagcatgaaacacaaaataagcaaaataaataaaagatgaaaaaaaaggacTCAATGCTGGAACGTTtgttatgttttaaatttgaaacaGACCGGAATACAAATTCAAGCAGTCCAAGttgaaaatacacacatttaccaagtattaaatcaataaaactaaATTACAGTGTGCTTTTCACCAATAcagtgcaggctgtgctggTCTGTTTCTCCATTCAATCAGAAAAGGCAAGCATTAGTGCCACTTCAACAGGGTATCATGGCACCACTATAACACGGATTGCTGCTCAAATATACATCCAAATGAAATCAGGGGAATATTTAACTGGTGCACACTCAGATAACATGAACCATAAATATGAACCGCCTCCCTCCACACAGAATTCTGACACAGGCTCATGTGGAGCGTTTAACGAGCAGTGAAGGTGATTAGTACCCAGCTGTGGTTTTAACGGTCATTGTACTGTTGCACTGTCGCAATGCAAGCAAGTGTGATGCAAGCAGAGCAGAGCTCCCCGAATCCGAGTGCAGAGGAAAGGCAGGTTCTCCTTTTGCGCGGCGGCTACTGCGGTGGCGTTATATAATCCGCCAAATCCGCCTAATCGCCGGTGCACAGGGGATCAGGCCCATGACCCGGCTTCCCTGGAGGTGTCTCAAAGTGAAGCGAAAGTCCACTTCACTAACTCCAGTTCCCCAAATCTCTACATGCGTACATGCGTCCTCCGCAAATTAATCACGTTCAGCATTGGgtctgatttgtttttaaataaacaaacagggcAGATTAACAGATCGAATGCTAATCAAACATTCAGCaccacagtacatacacacagcgACAGCACCCTtgaaaatgtcaacaacaaaaaaaggggacattttctttaaagaacAGGAGGTAGACAGGCTATGGGCTGCGTGAGAGTAGATCATTTAGGTGGCACTGATCTCCCAAGAACTTGGCCTTCGCTCAGTACAGCGTTTCAAGCCACTGGCAGGTGCACAGCTGATGTGACTGTCTCTGGGTCAGGGGGAAGTACAGTACATATCGCTCAAACACCTGCCTTTTCGCCTGTACCCActgacccccgccccgcccattTATGTTCCCCCCTTTGATAATCTTATCAGAAAAAGGCCTGGGGCATGAGCTTCTACACAGTCCCAGCCCATCGTTAATATGGGGTAAAGTCTATATCCCAACATGCTACAGTACTCATGAAAGAACCCGACGATGTGCTCAGTCATGGAGTTTAGGATCTTAGTCAGAACTCCAAGGTCTTGATCAGACTCTCCATCAGAGGAAAGGTGACTGCCGGCCATTGACTCAATGAAACACAACCGCATTTGAAAGTTGCCTCTGTGACTCTGTTACCACGTTACACTTATTTCAGATCTCACATAGCTCAGTGTATTTTCATGCATCTCATTTAGTCGTTTTCCCAGGATGCAAAATCCCTTTTAAAGACTGAGAGTATTGTTTCCTCAGAACtaatataaataacaataatcctATGGGTTGGCACACACATGTAAATGACATGGGGGGCTTGGGGATATGCACAACATGGAACCTGAAACACAATCATTCATTGTGCGGCAGTGAGTGCATGCTTACGCTGGCTCTTGTGAAAGCAGGGTGTGTAATCCATTAGCTGTGACCATCAAACGATCAGTTGGGTAAGGAgttatgaaactgaaaaatctgCCTTCCGTTTCGAAGGAAACAAAGCGCTAATTTGCtttctgcctcccccccccccccccccaaggacaAACAACAGAAATGCCTCGATGTCTCGATGCAAACGAGGCCTACAGAAGAAATGTTCCGTTGGCAGGAAAACATTAGCATGGCAAAGTACGGACGAGGATGCAAAGcagctgcacctctctctctctctctctctctctctgcgccatCTTCGCAACGGCCCGTAGGAAGATGGAGGAGGCTCCAGAGGCTTCAGTAACTGACATCACTGAGGCGCTGAGACTATTATTCTACAGGTTTAGGCCGAGCGGCCAAAAACTGGACTGCGTctctgaagctcacttcctggtcttgctGAGAGACGCTGCTCACTACGGCCAGTGTGGTAGGCTCCATTATACAGTAGATGTTTCAGCCACCTGTtttaatgtaagtcaatggCGACAATACGATCAAAGAACAAAGTCAacgatttttttccccagaagaaAATTTAGGCGCAATATGTCTCCCctgtctctggctccaatttgtacaacatggcggcgcccacaaactacacttcccaggcttcaaaatgcttttcatcAAGCCCACAATGGGGAGACATCACAGTGACTTCAtcaatattttttctacagtctatggtttaGGTTGATTCCCGCTGCTCGCCCCATACTCAAAACAAGGGCTCCATTTTTGTTTGCCCTCATTCTGGCACTGCATTTGGGACACGGGATGGACAGAATGAGGAGGAGGGAACATAACTGGCACGCTTGTTCTGACTGAAGGAAGTCATTGTCACAAGATGGCGGAAATATACTGAACAAGTACCATTCTTATTTACGGACCGTGTTCTAGAGCCACAACATGTAGCACGTTGAGCAGAAGAGCTGTCAGTCTCACCTCTGAGCCAACGAAGCAGGTATTGGTCATTCTGAGAGGGCAAGAGGGGAAGCACGTCCTGAAGTCTCTCTCGAAACTGTCCGGTGGAAGGAGAGTGAGCATTATGATCcaaaaaaccacaaaccacacacatgcagggcaAGGCATTACGAAGACACTAACAACACCACCACCAATAACAATGTGTGTTTAGCCCACATTCATGCAACGGAAATGcttcacattttaaagtaacaataaaaAGGCAATCGCAAAAACAACTATTAAAAAgacataaagcaaaaataaaagtaaatgttgTTTGAGCCTACCTCAAGAGGATCTAAACATACTACAGCAGTACTGTAAACACACTAAAGTCAGATttaactaaagaaaaaaatttaatcacaCATAAAGCGTTTGATATAACCTAGTTCCTATATGTTggctaaaaaaagagaaacgaaAACGGGATGTTTAAAACACGTAACATTGCTCAATCATTCCTGATCATTCAAGCAACCACTGAGTTTTCCACGCCTCCCTTCCATGCTTTTGGCATACGGTAGAAACTCCACAAAGCACGGAAACGCAGAATATTATCCAGCAATTAACGTTACAGTATAACTGAGTTACTGAATGCGTGCAACGCACATACACTATAATTTTGGTAAAATACATAATGGTTTACACACGCAGAGCCGGTGTCTATAGCTACCATGAGCACCTGTTTATCACTGTCATTACAAGTCCGGCAGATTCAAATAGTTActgcaatatacagtataaccgGCAAGTTGCGTTAGCCATGAAGCCTACATTAGCAGCTACGCACAGCGCGTAGTAGATGCTGTTTCCTGCATCCTACATGCTAAACTTTAGACTTAGAAATTACATATAATTCAGGAATGACTGAAAACCGTAGAATGCAAACCATTCTCAAAACTATGttgctttttcaaaatattgGCAAGCACCAACGACAAGTTCAACTATGCAAGCTGCTGTGTCATAGCGCTCGGAATAAACCATGATAAAATACTGTAGCATATGAAATCGATTACAGTGCTCCCGTTGATGAGGAGAAAATGCACGtgagtaaatacaaaaaaacgcTAATATATTCGTAACGTGTACTCACCTGCGCCAAGGCTTCAGCTTGCTTCGGGCTGAGGTCGCCGACCCGTCCGCTCATCCTGCCTATCGAAGCTAAAAATAATGCTCCGTCCTTTGGCTTGTCTCGGGATGTTGTTCCTCCCACTCTGTACTGCGTCGCGCTTTCGTCTGTGACGGCGCGAGGCCGCGAGGGGCGCTGTTTCGCATCTTCGGTTTAAACGGAAAGGGGTCATTACAGGAGACGCCCATGCAAGATTAGCAGGCAATTTAATGTCAGCGGGTATTACTGTGACAGTGATACTTGCAGCCTAACGTAATAGTTACTTCAGGTCTAGTATTAGTACAGTGACTAATAAGTCGCACTTTTTATTAGTTGCAAGTATTGGtaggctactactactaccactattactactactaacaacaacaacaataagaaTATGCATTGTTTGTCTGTTATATATAAAGCATCataatacaacaaaatatattttaaatacgtAATCCTAATGCCTTTCTGTATTCCATCATACGGACATTAAACCTACCTGTTAAAAACCAATAAGATCACATTTTCCTAaatttgtgttcttgtgttgaAACGTTTTAGAAtagtgtttgtttaaaaagtaGCAAATACTCTTGTTCCTTGCAGTTGGTCACCTAGCTAAggaacattacacacagcattacatttttaaaaaatttacttACAGGCCTACGTTTGAAAGTACATAACCATTTGTGTCTCTCTGACTTAAtatagcctttttaaaaattcataaaaaccTGGACAATAGCAATTACTGGGATATGATACACTTATTGAGT contains:
- the sec14l8 gene encoding SEC14-like lipid binding 8 isoform X1, giving the protein MSGRVGDLSPKQAEALAQFRERLQDVLPLLPSQNDQYLLRWLRARNFNLAKAEAMLRKHLEFRKHVKADTITTDWKLPEVIEKHLSGGMCGYDREGSPIWYDVIGPVDPKGLMLSASKQDFVKSKVRDCEMLQKECDRQSEKLGKNVESITMIYDLEGLGMKHLYKPAIETYGEVLTMFEENYPEGLKRLFVIKAPKLFPVAYNLVKHFLSEVTRHKINVLGANWQEVLQKYIEPEQLPAIYGGTLTDPDGDPRCKTRIQYGGVVPRSYYVRDTITAQYDQCISVKPGSSHQLEYEILFPGCVLRWQFESSGADIGFGVFMKKKMGERKRAGEMRGVLLSERYNSHLVPEENSITCVDPGVYVLRFDNTYSVFQSKRISLSVEVLLPDSLLQSPSRGGDFPKPALGAVGQ
- the sec14l8 gene encoding SEC14-like lipid binding 8 isoform X2 encodes the protein MLRKHLEFRKHVKADTITTDWKLPEVIEKHLSGGMCGYDREGSPIWYDVIGPVDPKGLMLSASKQDFVKSKVRDCEMLQKECDRQSEKLGKNVESITMIYDLEGLGMKHLYKPAIETYGEVLTMFEENYPEGLKRLFVIKAPKLFPVAYNLVKHFLSEVTRHKINVLGANWQEVLQKYIEPEQLPAIYGGTLTDPDGDPRCKTRIQYGGVVPRSYYVRDTITAQYDQCISVKPGSSHQLEYEILFPGCVLRWQFESSGADIGFGVFMKKKMGERKRAGEMRGVLLSERYNSHLVPEENSITCVDPGVYVLRFDNTYSVFQSKRISLSVEVLLPDSLLQSPSRGGDFPKPALGAVGQ